In one Thermodesulfobium acidiphilum genomic region, the following are encoded:
- a CDS encoding aminotransferase class IV produces the protein MCQFIETIKLHNSDYFNLEYHQRRIDITQKKFFGTSNIDLKRTLPDPEDFGRGIYKCRIIYGEKVESIDISRYSVKRLESLRLIFSNQIDYSYKFSDRRIFDNLKKCCKGFEEILIVKNNFVTDTSYSNIAFYKNGVWYTPESYLLNGTKRQFYLDKGILKEAEITVDKIFFFEKISLLNSMLDLGEICMNVKSITV, from the coding sequence ATGTGCCAATTTATTGAAACAATAAAATTACATAATTCTGATTACTTTAATCTTGAATATCATCAGAGGAGAATTGATATAACACAGAAAAAATTTTTTGGAACTTCTAATATAGATCTTAAAAGAACACTGCCTGATCCAGAAGATTTTGGTAGAGGTATTTATAAGTGTAGGATTATTTATGGTGAAAAAGTGGAAAGTATAGACATTAGCAGGTATAGCGTTAAAAGGCTGGAATCTTTGAGGTTAATATTTTCTAATCAGATAGACTATAGCTATAAATTTTCTGACAGAAGAATCTTTGATAATTTAAAAAAGTGTTGTAAAGGTTTTGAAGAGATCTTGATAGTTAAAAATAATTTTGTAACTGATACCTCCTATTCTAATATTGCATTTTACAAAAATGGTGTATGGTATACGCCTGAAAGCTACTTACTAAATGGGACTAAAAGACAGTTTTATTTAGACAAAGGTATTTTGAAGGAAGCTGAAATTACAGTTGACAAAATTTTTTTCTTTGAAAAGATTTCTTTGCTAAACTCAATGCTTGATTTAGGAGAGATTTGTATGAATGTGAAAAGCATAACAGTATAG
- a CDS encoding 4Fe-4S dicluster domain-containing protein, with translation MARVIIDEERCKGCGLCVAACNFGNLRIGEKFNSKSYRVSEFVGEECKGCGFCYMVCPDIAITVYRDEKVEVEK, from the coding sequence ATGGCAAGGGTGATAATTGACGAGGAGAGATGTAAAGGCTGTGGTCTATGTGTAGCAGCTTGTAATTTTGGAAACTTGAGAATTGGTGAAAAGTTTAATTCAAAGAGCTATAGAGTAAGCGAGTTCGTTGGAGAAGAGTGTAAAGGCTGTGGCTTTTGTTATATGGTATGTCCTGATATTGCAATTACAGTCTATAGAGATGAGAAAGTAGAGGTAGAAAAATAA
- a CDS encoding glycerate kinase yields the protein MNKIVIAPDSYKGCLNALEVSKAIESAFLEFYPKINIVKVPIADGGEGTVDALVTATNGKFMYSEVLDPLGQKIVAKWGILGDGTTAIIEMASASGLPLLPREKRNPYITSTFGTGQLILSALDANCKKIVIGIGGSATNDAGAGMAKALGVKFYDISGNELEEGGYALQKLSNIDISKIDPRIKNTEILVACDVDNPLCGPRGASAVYGPQKGATPEMVKELDIALSNFAKIARKVTGKDVKDVPGSGAAGGLGAGLMLFAGASLVPGVKLVLEITHFDNIVKDADLVITGEGNTDFQTAFGKAPVGVAKAAKKYNIPVICISGGLSEGYESVYESGIDAIISISAGPISLEECILKGENLLKSATKRLIRTLNVGMLIEKRSGQNKRF from the coding sequence ATGAATAAAATTGTAATTGCTCCTGACTCATACAAAGGTTGTCTTAACGCACTTGAAGTTTCTAAAGCAATTGAAAGTGCTTTTCTGGAATTTTACCCAAAAATAAATATAGTTAAAGTTCCAATCGCAGACGGGGGAGAGGGCACTGTCGATGCATTGGTAACTGCTACGAATGGAAAGTTTATGTATAGCGAGGTTTTAGATCCTTTAGGCCAAAAAATAGTTGCAAAATGGGGGATATTAGGAGATGGTACCACTGCTATTATCGAGATGGCTTCAGCCTCAGGGCTTCCACTGCTCCCAAGGGAAAAGAGAAATCCTTATATCACTTCTACTTTTGGCACAGGACAACTTATATTATCAGCTTTAGATGCAAATTGTAAAAAAATTGTTATTGGCATAGGTGGTAGCGCTACAAACGATGCCGGGGCTGGAATGGCAAAGGCACTGGGAGTAAAATTCTACGACATCTCTGGAAATGAATTAGAAGAAGGGGGATATGCACTGCAAAAATTATCAAATATAGATATTTCAAAGATAGATCCACGCATAAAAAATACTGAGATTCTTGTAGCATGTGACGTTGATAATCCCCTGTGCGGACCTCGAGGGGCATCGGCTGTATACGGCCCACAAAAAGGTGCAACTCCTGAAATGGTAAAGGAGTTAGACATTGCTCTTTCAAACTTTGCCAAAATTGCTCGAAAAGTAACAGGAAAAGACGTCAAAGACGTCCCTGGTTCGGGAGCAGCAGGAGGACTTGGTGCAGGTTTAATGTTATTTGCCGGAGCTTCCCTTGTCCCTGGAGTAAAGTTAGTTCTGGAAATTACTCATTTTGACAACATTGTAAAGGATGCAGATCTTGTCATAACTGGAGAGGGCAATACAGATTTCCAAACCGCCTTTGGAAAAGCGCCAGTGGGAGTTGCAAAAGCAGCTAAAAAGTACAATATACCAGTAATATGTATCTCGGGAGGACTTTCAGAGGGCTACGAATCAGTTTATGAAAGTGGCATTGATGCAATAATAAGCATATCAGCAGGACCAATCTCGCTGGAAGAGTGCATACTAAAAGGAGAAAATCTACTAAAATCTGCTACAAAAAGGCTTATAAGAACGTTGAACGTAGGAATGCTTATAGAAAAAAGAAGCGGCCAAAATAAACGTTTTTAG
- a CDS encoding thiamine pyrophosphate-dependent enzyme: protein MSNQILERPRSLTGKQFHYCPGCHHGIIHRLIAETIDEFDLREKTIVVQPVGCAVYIYEYFDTDVSEAAHGRAPAVATAIKRVSKDKFVLTYQGDGDLAAIGTAEIVHAAARGENICVFFVNNAIYGMTGGQMAPTTLPGMKTATTPFGRDVKKQGYPIRVSEMLAPFDGVAYVERVMVSSSKHVIKAKNAVRKAFKYQLQEKGFSLVEFLSACPTGWGMPPVEAAKWVEENMAKQFPLGVYKEVGLDD, encoded by the coding sequence ATGTCCAATCAAATCCTTGAGAGACCCAGATCTTTAACGGGAAAACAGTTTCACTATTGTCCCGGATGTCACCATGGTATAATTCACAGGTTAATAGCGGAGACAATTGATGAATTTGACCTAAGAGAGAAGACAATTGTTGTACAACCAGTAGGCTGCGCTGTTTATATTTATGAGTATTTTGATACAGACGTTTCAGAAGCTGCACATGGCAGGGCTCCTGCTGTAGCAACGGCAATAAAAAGGGTGTCGAAGGACAAATTTGTTCTTACTTATCAAGGGGATGGGGACCTTGCAGCTATTGGTACAGCTGAAATAGTTCATGCTGCTGCAAGGGGCGAAAATATATGTGTATTTTTTGTTAACAACGCAATTTACGGGATGACTGGAGGCCAGATGGCGCCAACTACCTTGCCTGGAATGAAAACTGCTACTACTCCGTTTGGAAGGGATGTAAAAAAACAGGGTTATCCTATAAGGGTTTCTGAAATGCTTGCGCCTTTTGATGGCGTAGCTTATGTGGAAAGAGTGATGGTATCTTCTTCAAAACACGTTATTAAGGCAAAGAATGCTGTAAGAAAAGCCTTCAAATATCAGCTTCAAGAAAAGGGCTTTTCTCTGGTAGAATTCTTGAGTGCCTGTCCAACGGGTTGGGGGATGCCACCGGTAGAGGCTGCAAAGTGGGTAGAAGAGAACATGGCGAAGCAATTTCCGCTGGGAGTTTATAAGGAGGTAGGTCTGGATGACTGA
- the vorB gene encoding 3-methyl-2-oxobutanoate dehydrogenase subunit VorB gives MRVLMKGTEAMAEAAIRAGCYAYFGYPITPQTELIHYMSRRMPEVKGVFLQAESEVSVINMVYGAAAAGVRVMTSSSSPGVSLMQEGISYLVGAQLPAVLINVMRGGPGLGNIQPSQSDYFQSTKGGGHGDYKLITFAPSSVSEAASLVYGAFDIAEKYRHPVMILADGALGQIMEPVSLPEHGLSKPSVKSWALTGAKGRSANKVLSFYLDPKTLEEHNLILQEKFKNVNEEIKFEEDIFDDMDVLAVAYGTVARILRSAVQRLRNEGKKIGFFRPISLWPFPEDALKSASRKSKLVFVSEMSYGQMLEDVRRVVPDDIEVKFYGRAGGVVPSPNELYLKLKSLLEGGM, from the coding sequence ATGAGAGTTTTAATGAAAGGAACAGAAGCTATGGCTGAGGCTGCAATAAGGGCTGGATGCTACGCTTATTTTGGATATCCTATTACTCCTCAAACAGAGTTAATACACTATATGTCCAGGAGAATGCCAGAAGTTAAAGGAGTCTTTTTGCAAGCTGAAAGTGAAGTATCAGTTATAAATATGGTTTATGGAGCTGCGGCTGCAGGAGTGAGGGTTATGACTTCATCTTCCAGTCCCGGAGTTAGTCTGATGCAAGAAGGTATATCTTATTTAGTAGGAGCTCAACTTCCTGCTGTTTTGATAAACGTGATGAGAGGGGGGCCTGGTCTTGGGAATATCCAGCCTTCTCAGAGTGATTATTTTCAGTCTACAAAGGGTGGAGGGCATGGTGATTATAAATTAATTACCTTTGCTCCTTCGTCTGTTTCGGAGGCTGCATCTTTGGTTTATGGCGCCTTTGATATAGCTGAAAAGTATAGGCATCCGGTGATGATTCTGGCAGATGGAGCGCTTGGGCAGATTATGGAACCGGTAAGTCTTCCAGAGCATGGCTTAAGTAAACCCTCTGTTAAAAGCTGGGCACTTACAGGAGCCAAAGGTAGGAGCGCAAATAAGGTGCTTTCATTTTACCTTGACCCCAAGACCCTGGAGGAACATAATTTAATTTTGCAGGAAAAATTTAAGAATGTTAATGAGGAAATAAAATTTGAAGAGGATATATTTGATGATATGGATGTTCTAGCAGTAGCTTATGGCACTGTGGCAAGGATATTAAGAAGTGCTGTTCAGAGGTTAAGAAATGAAGGGAAAAAAATAGGCTTTTTCAGGCCGATTTCTCTTTGGCCGTTTCCTGAAGATGCCTTGAAGAGTGCGTCCAGGAAGTCAAAACTGGTGTTTGTTAGTGAAATGAGTTATGGTCAGATGCTTGAAGACGTAAGGCGCGTGGTGCCAGATGATATTGAAGTAAAGTTTTATGGAAGGGCTGGTGGAGTAGTCCCATCGCCAAATGAGCTTTATCTTAAACTAAAATCCCTTCTGGAAGGGGGCATGTAG
- a CDS encoding aminodeoxychorismate synthase component I, translating to MVCRINFMFLCADEFIRQVNFLSLKSIPFFFIVDFEVDDFKLFYGDRLFSKEIYFNINDFKNYEECYQNKRSNKEIVFESKPISLTEYKKAFESVQKYEIDGHSYLVNLTFQTEISTNLSLFEIFLMSRSAFKLYVDDLFTCFSPEIFIKIRDGFIFAYPMKGTIDARMPNARKILKSDEKELAEHATIVDLIRNDLGMVADEIKVKRFRFFSKIKTIKGEIYQTSSEIRGYLGDDYKKRLGNIIVSLLPAGSISGAPKEATVKKIKEVETYKRGYYTGVGGYFDGSNLESYVLIRFIEKTENKLFFKSGGGITIYSDVNKEYKELIEKIYVPIY from the coding sequence TTGGTCTGTAGAATAAATTTTATGTTTTTGTGTGCGGATGAATTTATCAGACAGGTTAATTTTTTATCCTTAAAATCAATCCCATTTTTTTTTATTGTGGATTTTGAGGTAGATGATTTCAAACTTTTTTATGGGGATAGACTTTTCTCAAAAGAGATTTATTTTAATATCAATGACTTTAAGAATTATGAAGAATGCTATCAAAACAAACGAAGCAACAAGGAAATAGTATTTGAAAGTAAGCCAATTTCTTTGACAGAATACAAGAAAGCTTTTGAATCAGTTCAAAAGTATGAAATAGATGGGCACTCATACTTGGTAAATCTAACTTTTCAAACTGAGATTAGTACGAATCTTAGCCTATTTGAAATATTTTTGATGAGTAGATCCGCGTTTAAGCTATACGTTGACGATTTATTTACATGTTTCTCGCCTGAGATATTTATTAAAATCAGAGATGGGTTTATATTTGCCTATCCAATGAAGGGGACGATAGATGCAAGGATGCCAAATGCAAGAAAAATTTTAAAGAGTGATGAAAAGGAGCTTGCAGAACATGCTACGATTGTAGATCTGATCAGAAACGATCTGGGAATGGTTGCTGACGAAATCAAGGTTAAAAGATTTAGATTCTTTTCAAAAATAAAAACTATTAAAGGAGAAATTTATCAAACCAGTTCTGAAATACGTGGCTATTTAGGAGATGACTATAAAAAAAGGTTGGGCAATATAATAGTCTCTTTGCTCCCCGCAGGTTCAATCAGTGGGGCTCCAAAAGAGGCTACTGTGAAAAAGATAAAAGAAGTAGAAACATATAAAAGAGGGTATTATACAGGAGTTGGAGGATATTTCGATGGTAGTAATTTAGAAAGTTATGTATTAATAAGGTTTATAGAAAAAACAGAAAATAAGTTGTTTTTTAAGAGTGGCGGTGGAATAACTATATATAGTGACGTTAACAAAGAGTATAAAGAATTGATTGAGAAAATATATGTGCCAATTTATTGA
- a CDS encoding 2-oxoacid:acceptor oxidoreductase family protein, which yields MTEELIIAGFGGQGVMTMGQVLAYAGLNFGKEVSYLPSYGPEQRGGTANCMVVISDEAVSSPYIDEPTSLIIMNQPSLEKFSPMLKENGILMYNASLIKEKVVSDRASKVVGIEINHLANQLGKPQLANMIMLGAYIGVSNIMPVDSIKEVLPKVFSSKYHHLLPLNYQALDLGVKTVKG from the coding sequence ATGACTGAGGAATTAATCATCGCAGGTTTTGGCGGACAAGGGGTTATGACTATGGGTCAGGTTCTCGCGTATGCAGGGCTCAATTTCGGTAAAGAAGTAAGCTATCTTCCCAGTTATGGGCCTGAGCAAAGAGGCGGTACTGCAAACTGTATGGTAGTCATATCTGACGAAGCAGTATCTTCGCCATATATAGATGAACCTACTTCTTTGATTATTATGAATCAGCCTTCGCTTGAGAAATTTTCTCCAATGTTAAAAGAAAACGGTATATTGATGTATAACGCTTCTTTGATAAAAGAAAAGGTAGTTTCTGATAGGGCTTCGAAGGTAGTTGGGATTGAAATAAACCATCTTGCAAACCAGTTGGGGAAGCCTCAGTTAGCAAATATGATTATGCTTGGAGCTTATATAGGAGTGTCAAACATTATGCCTGTAGATAGTATAAAGGAAGTGCTTCCAAAAGTTTTCTCCAGCAAATATCATCACCTCTTGCCGCTAAATTACCAGGCACTAGATCTTGGAGTGAAAACTGTAAAGGGTTAA
- a CDS encoding cation:proton antiporter codes for MEREAVLNFLPIFALILFLSKLSGNISARFGQPAVFGELLAGLIFGPSMLNIVHMNNFIALFSEIGVIFLMFFAGLQTELKEFRSIGWAAFSSASFGVILPLVAGTIFSLYSGFKLSESIFVGAVLTATSVSISAQTLMELGKLRSKVGMTILGAAIIDDILGIIILSLVIAFELGRGNIYFLLFRIFSYLFVATLLAKLFLKRYLDFFSKLKVSRPLIAGTIVLIILYSWTAEVFGSLAAITGSYLLGVMVSFTEYNERISDRISTLAYSIFAPIFFFSVGLYVERGSMEIGLYFYAFVIFLIAILTKIIGCGFGALVARFSFMDSLRVGVGMISRGEVAIIIATIGLMSGVLSKSVFSVLIVVAILTTVVTPILLKAFYRTG; via the coding sequence TTGGAAAGAGAAGCTGTTTTAAATTTTCTTCCAATATTCGCTCTTATACTGTTTCTCTCAAAATTGTCTGGAAATATAAGTGCAAGATTTGGTCAGCCTGCAGTGTTTGGTGAGCTTCTGGCAGGACTTATTTTTGGTCCTTCAATGTTAAATATTGTTCATATGAACAATTTTATAGCTTTGTTTTCTGAAATAGGGGTAATATTCTTAATGTTTTTTGCAGGCTTACAGACTGAGTTAAAAGAATTTAGAAGTATTGGGTGGGCTGCGTTTTCTTCTGCAAGTTTTGGGGTTATACTGCCTCTTGTTGCTGGAACTATTTTTTCTTTATATTCGGGTTTTAAGCTTTCGGAATCAATTTTTGTAGGGGCGGTTTTGACTGCTACTTCGGTAAGTATTTCTGCACAGACATTGATGGAGCTTGGAAAATTAAGAAGCAAGGTTGGTATGACGATATTGGGCGCAGCTATCATTGACGATATTTTAGGGATAATTATTTTGTCTTTAGTAATAGCATTTGAACTTGGGAGGGGGAATATTTACTTTTTGCTCTTCAGAATTTTTAGCTATTTATTTGTAGCCACACTTTTAGCAAAACTTTTCCTTAAGCGCTATTTAGATTTTTTTTCAAAACTAAAGGTTTCAAGACCCTTGATTGCTGGTACAATTGTTCTAATAATACTGTATTCCTGGACCGCTGAAGTTTTTGGTTCGCTTGCTGCTATTACAGGATCGTATTTGCTTGGTGTTATGGTTTCTTTTACAGAGTATAACGAGAGGATTTCTGATAGGATTAGCACACTAGCTTATTCAATTTTTGCGCCTATATTTTTTTTCAGTGTAGGCTTATATGTAGAAAGAGGTAGTATGGAAATTGGGCTTTACTTTTATGCTTTTGTAATATTTTTGATTGCTATTTTAACGAAGATAATTGGTTGTGGTTTTGGAGCACTTGTTGCGAGATTTAGCTTTATGGATTCCTTAAGAGTTGGTGTGGGTATGATTTCGAGAGGAGAAGTTGCTATAATAATCGCAACAATTGGCTTAATGAGTGGTGTTCTTTCGAAGTCGGTTTTTTCTGTGTTAATTGTAGTTGCGATACTTACTACCGTAGTAACTCCTATACTATTAAAGGCTTTCTATAGAACAGGATAA